From a single Paenibacillus sp. FSL R5-0345 genomic region:
- a CDS encoding Gfo/Idh/MocA family protein, translating into MTLKVGIVGTGWFSKVHADLLAEMDDVRLQAVCGSSKAKGEDMARPYDAAGYGDITEMLDAEKLDAVYICVPPQSHGAIERSLIKRDIPFFIEKPLSMTTEIPASLLQDIKEHNLLTSVGYHFRYQENIKRLKETLRGDKVGMIMGQWMGGMPGVAWWRDQKQSGGQFTEQTTHIVDLVRYLAGEVKEVYGMFGNRIMHEQHEGVSVADVGTVSLKLENGIIANISNTCVLPDEVGSVGLSFYNDRGLLDWNPDRLLEVRSGNSTEFENTGNPYLVESEAFIHAVRTGDRSRILCDYEDGYKTLKVTCAAYDSAQSGLPVKF; encoded by the coding sequence ATGACATTAAAAGTGGGTATTGTGGGTACGGGCTGGTTCTCTAAGGTACATGCTGATTTGCTGGCAGAGATGGATGATGTCCGTTTGCAGGCGGTCTGCGGAAGCAGTAAGGCTAAAGGCGAAGATATGGCACGCCCATACGATGCTGCTGGATATGGTGATATTACGGAGATGCTGGATGCGGAGAAGCTCGATGCTGTTTATATTTGTGTGCCTCCACAATCTCATGGCGCGATCGAACGATCATTAATCAAGAGGGATATTCCCTTTTTTATAGAAAAACCGCTTAGTATGACTACTGAAATTCCCGCAAGCCTACTTCAGGATATCAAAGAACATAATTTGTTAACCTCGGTAGGCTATCATTTTCGCTATCAGGAGAACATTAAACGTCTGAAAGAAACTTTGCGTGGTGACAAGGTCGGTATGATTATGGGGCAATGGATGGGCGGTATGCCAGGCGTAGCTTGGTGGCGTGATCAGAAGCAATCCGGAGGACAATTCACAGAGCAGACTACACATATCGTCGATTTGGTGCGCTATCTAGCCGGAGAGGTAAAGGAAGTCTACGGCATGTTCGGAAACCGGATTATGCATGAGCAGCATGAAGGTGTGAGCGTGGCAGATGTAGGCACCGTATCCTTGAAGCTTGAAAATGGAATTATTGCTAATATTTCAAATACATGCGTTTTACCTGATGAGGTGGGAAGTGTAGGTCTTAGCTTCTATAATGATCGGGGACTTTTGGACTGGAACCCGGATCGTCTCTTGGAAGTGCGAAGCGGCAATAGTACCGAATTTGAGAATACAGGAAATCCATATTTAGTAGAAAGTGAAGCCTTCATACATGCTGTACGGACGGGCGATCGCTCGCGCATTTTATGCGACTATGAGGATGGATACAAAACCCTTAAAGTCACCTGTGCAGCCTACGATTCAGCGCAAAGCGGATTGCCTGTTAAGTTCTAA
- a CDS encoding helicase C-terminal domain-containing protein — translation MDHTITLSVRTLVEYVFRSGSIESGFHGTASMVEGTRIHQKIQKQYKEGDRKEVYLRTEIPYGSLLYIVDGRCDGLLISEDGSLTVEEIKSTSGLLDMLDEGHEVHWAQALMYAYMVSLEQEHSSIQVKLTYVHRATDEQKSLYRTLSLEELTSFANETVARYAPYAEMMVRHDTKKEQSLRELSFPFPSYRKGQRHFAGAVYKSIVEKVSLFAQAPTGIGKTMSTLFPVLKAMGEGQAKGLFYLTAKTVTRFAAQEAISLLLKQGLQLHVITLTAKEKACFREEGICGKDSCPYSDGYYDRINDAVMDLLEHETLMSKDTIAMYAHKHKVCPFEFSLDAAYACDAVICDYNYIYDPRISLKRLTEERKRETVLLVDEAHNLVDRGREMFSASLLKAPFLELQRQYKGVNGNLSAAAKSVNAFFISLRKICNDEGQGQWAAFPEELPALLETFSLEAEQELIHPSTSIVPLNGEAEGENVLLDTYFSVQGMLRTFKTYDERYITYAEVRRGDVYLKLFNLDPSHLLRQMSKSFRSQILFSATLSPLSYYRDMIGAVEEDYSLTVSSPFQKEQWEVTVLPVSTRYHDREASLLPLTRALNQMVSKKGNYLVFFPSYLYLQNVYQAFTENYPEIRTLIQDTGMSEQARESFLVSFRPDNDETLLGFAVLGGIFSEGVDLPGDRLNGVMVVGVGLPQLGLERNLLRQYFNGKGKNGFDYAYVYPGMCKVLQAGGRLIRSETDTGIIVLADDRFLQSPYMHLLPEEWRDYLIRS, via the coding sequence ATGGATCATACAATCACTCTATCCGTTAGAACTCTCGTTGAGTATGTCTTCCGCAGCGGTAGTATTGAGTCTGGATTTCATGGCACTGCCTCTATGGTTGAAGGTACACGAATTCATCAGAAGATTCAAAAGCAATATAAAGAAGGCGACCGCAAGGAGGTCTATCTGAGAACAGAAATCCCTTATGGTAGCTTACTCTATATAGTAGATGGGCGCTGTGATGGTTTGCTTATTTCGGAGGATGGGAGCCTTACGGTAGAAGAAATTAAATCAACCTCCGGACTGCTGGATATGCTGGACGAAGGACATGAGGTACATTGGGCACAGGCACTGATGTACGCATATATGGTGTCGCTGGAGCAGGAGCATTCTTCTATACAGGTAAAGCTTACCTATGTCCACCGGGCAACGGATGAGCAAAAAAGCTTGTACCGAACGTTGTCTTTAGAAGAATTGACCTCATTCGCTAATGAGACTGTGGCCAGATATGCTCCATATGCCGAGATGATGGTTCGTCATGATACAAAAAAGGAGCAGAGCCTTCGTGAGTTGAGTTTTCCGTTTCCTTCCTATCGAAAGGGTCAACGGCATTTTGCCGGAGCGGTGTACAAATCCATTGTGGAAAAGGTCAGTCTGTTCGCTCAGGCGCCCACTGGTATCGGAAAAACTATGTCGACCTTATTCCCTGTCCTAAAAGCAATGGGCGAAGGACAAGCTAAAGGATTGTTCTATTTAACGGCTAAGACGGTTACCCGTTTTGCCGCGCAGGAAGCTATATCGCTGCTGCTGAAGCAGGGACTTCAGCTGCATGTCATCACACTTACCGCTAAAGAGAAGGCCTGTTTCCGAGAGGAAGGGATTTGCGGTAAGGATTCCTGTCCGTATTCGGATGGCTATTATGATCGGATTAACGATGCGGTAATGGATTTGCTAGAGCATGAGACATTGATGAGCAAAGACACCATAGCAATGTATGCTCACAAACATAAAGTGTGCCCGTTTGAGTTCTCGTTGGATGCTGCCTATGCCTGCGATGCGGTGATCTGTGATTACAATTATATATATGATCCTCGGATCAGCCTGAAACGGCTAACGGAAGAAAGAAAGAGAGAAACGGTGCTTCTAGTAGATGAAGCACATAATCTGGTAGACCGAGGAAGGGAGATGTTCTCCGCCTCTTTGCTGAAGGCGCCTTTTCTAGAGCTCCAGCGTCAGTACAAGGGTGTTAACGGAAATTTGAGTGCTGCAGCTAAATCGGTGAATGCCTTTTTCATCTCCCTTCGTAAAATATGTAATGATGAGGGGCAGGGACAATGGGCTGCGTTCCCGGAGGAGTTACCCGCTTTGCTTGAGACGTTCTCCTTGGAAGCGGAACAGGAGCTTATACATCCAAGCACCAGCATTGTTCCCCTGAATGGGGAAGCTGAAGGTGAGAATGTTCTCCTGGATACGTATTTTTCAGTGCAAGGGATGCTTCGTACCTTTAAAACTTACGATGAACGCTACATAACCTATGCTGAGGTACGGCGCGGTGATGTGTATCTCAAGCTATTCAATTTGGACCCTTCGCATTTGCTCCGGCAAATGTCCAAGAGCTTTCGAAGTCAGATTCTGTTCTCTGCTACGCTCTCTCCATTATCGTACTATCGGGATATGATTGGTGCAGTGGAGGAAGATTATAGTTTAACCGTCTCATCTCCTTTTCAGAAGGAGCAGTGGGAGGTGACTGTGCTGCCCGTCTCGACACGTTATCATGACCGGGAAGCGTCCCTCCTTCCGTTGACTCGGGCGTTGAACCAAATGGTTTCTAAGAAGGGCAATTATCTGGTGTTTTTTCCATCGTACCTTTATTTGCAAAATGTATATCAAGCCTTTACGGAGAATTACCCTGAAATACGGACTTTGATACAGGACACGGGCATGAGTGAGCAGGCTAGAGAAAGTTTTTTAGTTTCATTTCGTCCAGATAATGACGAGACACTGTTAGGATTTGCTGTACTAGGAGGGATTTTTTCAGAAGGTGTGGATCTGCCGGGAGACCGACTTAACGGGGTAATGGTTGTCGGTGTGGGTCTGCCACAGCTAGGTCTTGAGCGTAATCTCCTGCGTCAGTATTTTAATGGCAAAGGTAAGAATGGCTTTGATTATGCCTATGTCTACCCAGGAATGTGCAAGGTATTGCAAGCCGGAGGCAGGTTGATTCGCAGCGAGACGGACACAGGCATTATTGTGCTTGCAGATGATCGCTTTTTGCAGAGTCCTTATATGCATTTGCTTCCCGAGGAATGGAGAGATTATCTTATCCGCTCATAA
- a CDS encoding LTA synthase family protein, translated as MSSFNIKRWIIKPFVFFTILFILKAFLAWGVIFDDVLPWKSLLTEIPFAWALFCIIERFASKRKLGYYMTVNLLVTAIFFAAIMYFKYYGVIVTYHAAEQVNQVTAVSNSVFSLMDPYYLLIFTDIIVLGGYFFFNKKGRVYKKENINRRNGKIKYSVLFAVSLGICLFNILPNKASMNEIKKAQEMGILNYEAYTIFAKEEPELVQSSDITQDAINQVKGIDTAASSPLHGIAKGKNLIIIQLESFQNFLLGLKLDGQEITPNLNKVMKDSLYFPNFYQMVGQGNTSDAEFVVNTSAYIPPRGAATMSYVDKVLPSLPRLLKDNGYQTATFHTNVVEFWNRGELYDSLGFDHYYDRKFFGEDDVFFFGASDDTLYSKTADKLKDMNSEGQPFYAQIISMSAHHPFTIPEEKYRMKLPERYEGTFVGDYIRSQNYADDAFGHFVEKLKANGVWDNSVIMIYGDHMGLPIYSLDHDDKQLMTEIYGHEYTYADMLNIPLLIHAGDNTAPQTLEQVGGEVDIMPTAAGLLGISLENNLVFGQDLLSQTYNLLPERYYLPSGSFISNSGLLIPGNSFEDNTQYPIYNGKAPTATEDEYNRALRLLQLSHSYITQLPDKPIKP; from the coding sequence GTGTCATCCTTTAATATTAAACGTTGGATCATTAAACCTTTTGTGTTTTTCACAATACTTTTTATTCTAAAAGCATTTTTGGCTTGGGGCGTCATTTTTGATGATGTATTGCCTTGGAAGTCATTATTGACAGAAATCCCTTTTGCCTGGGCGCTCTTCTGTATTATTGAGCGGTTCGCATCCAAACGAAAGCTTGGATATTACATGACAGTCAATTTATTAGTAACAGCTATCTTTTTCGCAGCTATCATGTATTTTAAATATTATGGGGTCATTGTAACTTACCATGCGGCGGAGCAAGTGAATCAAGTCACCGCCGTCAGCAACAGCGTATTCTCACTAATGGATCCTTACTACCTGCTGATTTTTACAGATATCATTGTCCTAGGAGGCTATTTCTTCTTTAATAAGAAAGGCCGGGTCTATAAGAAAGAAAATATCAACCGTCGTAACGGAAAAATAAAATATAGTGTTCTATTCGCAGTCTCACTTGGTATATGCTTGTTCAACATTTTGCCTAATAAGGCTAGTATGAACGAAATTAAGAAAGCTCAGGAGATGGGTATTCTTAATTATGAAGCCTATACGATTTTTGCGAAAGAAGAACCGGAGCTTGTGCAATCAAGTGATATTACACAGGATGCCATCAACCAAGTGAAGGGAATTGATACTGCGGCTAGTTCTCCACTTCATGGCATCGCTAAAGGCAAGAATCTAATTATCATTCAATTGGAATCCTTCCAGAACTTTTTGCTGGGCCTTAAGCTAGACGGGCAAGAGATCACACCGAACTTGAACAAGGTGATGAAGGATAGTCTCTACTTCCCTAATTTCTATCAAATGGTTGGTCAAGGGAATACGTCGGATGCGGAGTTCGTAGTGAACACTTCCGCCTACATCCCTCCACGTGGAGCGGCAACCATGTCTTATGTGGATAAGGTGCTTCCAAGTCTGCCGCGCTTGCTTAAAGACAATGGCTATCAGACCGCAACCTTCCACACCAATGTCGTAGAGTTCTGGAACCGTGGTGAGCTGTATGACTCGCTGGGCTTCGACCATTATTATGATCGTAAGTTTTTCGGTGAAGATGATGTTTTCTTCTTTGGGGCTTCTGATGATACGCTATATAGTAAAACAGCCGACAAGCTGAAAGACATGAATAGCGAGGGTCAACCTTTCTATGCTCAGATCATTTCGATGTCAGCGCATCATCCATTCACGATCCCTGAGGAAAAATACCGCATGAAGCTACCAGAGCGTTACGAAGGTACTTTTGTAGGTGATTATATCCGTTCCCAGAACTATGCAGATGATGCTTTTGGACATTTCGTAGAAAAGCTTAAAGCAAATGGCGTATGGGACAACAGCGTGATCATGATTTATGGTGATCATATGGGATTGCCAATTTATTCTCTCGATCATGATGATAAACAATTAATGACTGAAATCTATGGTCATGAATATACCTATGCGGATATGTTAAACATTCCGTTGCTCATTCATGCAGGAGACAACACAGCACCACAGACCTTAGAACAAGTCGGTGGCGAAGTGGATATCATGCCAACTGCTGCCGGTCTTCTTGGAATTTCATTAGAGAACAACCTGGTTTTCGGTCAAGATCTACTCAGTCAGACTTATAATTTGCTACCAGAGCGATATTATTTACCTTCTGGTTCTTTCATCTCCAACTCGGGTCTACTTATTCCGGGTAACAGCTTTGAAGATAACACCCAATATCCTATTTACAATGGAAAAGCACCGACTGCCACTGAGGATGAATACAATCGAGCATTGAGACTTCTACAACTTTCCCATAGCTACATTACGCAGCTGCCAGACAAACCAATTAAACCCTAA
- a CDS encoding MarR family winged helix-turn-helix transcriptional regulator: MPHQLDPLIERLGLSMWRVQRKIMSQMSLHKELGLTVPQMGLLNIVAKEKKSRVVQLAESMEVKSSAITVMLDRLEALGFIKRETDGSDRRAVVVTITEQGQQILEEGHFRSKQLLAEHLSILKPEELQKFAEYYRMIEDQKR, translated from the coding sequence ATGCCGCATCAATTAGATCCGTTAATAGAGCGTCTTGGATTATCCATGTGGAGAGTACAGCGAAAGATAATGTCTCAAATGTCATTGCATAAAGAACTTGGACTTACCGTACCTCAGATGGGTCTGTTAAATATAGTAGCGAAAGAGAAAAAGTCGCGGGTGGTACAACTGGCGGAGTCTATGGAGGTCAAATCCAGTGCCATTACTGTGATGCTCGATCGCCTGGAAGCGCTGGGTTTTATTAAGCGTGAGACGGATGGATCGGACCGGAGAGCGGTTGTGGTGACCATCACCGAGCAAGGTCAGCAAATACTTGAAGAAGGACATTTCCGTTCAAAACAGTTGCTTGCTGAGCATTTATCTATACTGAAGCCGGAAGAGCTGCAAAAGTTTGCGGAATACTACCGTATGATCGAGGATCAGAAACGGTAA
- a CDS encoding methyl-accepting chemotaxis protein, whose product MKLATKLTWMMFIVLLLVGSSIGFFGYRTAYKQVDEAAGIELVGCANITTGLIDPSDITALIAGDQSKLEAVEDRIGWIVAHKAIFKEAFILSLDGKILAADSSFKARGYKAGDTFYFSDEEKQMITKSKHSAYSKVYTYEGTSLKTGYGPIYQDHDPSKPIVALMAINFDGPLIQERTRDIIVQPFIIGTSILVIAIVAAYLLIRRMVSPLTKLSRGVNLVAQGDLTHDPISFNSKDEIGTLARNFNGMTQSLRMLITEVNETSMQVASSSEELSASAQETNRAGEYSVNVSIELADGANTQLQNLEGGYKSVQDLSHFITEIAGNADNAMNNATSNAEKARTGREAMDSTTQQMGIVSDSITDLAVIIETLGGYSKEIENIVGTIASIAEETNLLSLNAAIEAARAGEEGRGFAVVAQSVRKLAERSAQSAAQIGQLVSIIVNQMDQAGETMKRSTEEMDQGRELIVTAGQSFSEIEMSVSGMASQSQQISGTVRELASISDGLVTTLQNIVDVANQTASGAETLSASSQEQLAAMEEVESAAGFLSSLAEKLQILIERFKV is encoded by the coding sequence ATGAAATTGGCAACTAAATTAACTTGGATGATGTTCATCGTGTTACTTCTTGTTGGATCATCCATCGGGTTCTTCGGATACCGTACTGCGTACAAGCAAGTAGACGAAGCTGCAGGTATTGAATTGGTAGGATGCGCCAATATTACAACCGGGCTGATTGACCCATCAGACATTACCGCATTAATTGCAGGAGATCAAAGCAAACTGGAGGCTGTCGAGGACCGGATCGGTTGGATTGTGGCACATAAGGCTATTTTTAAAGAGGCGTTCATTTTATCGCTAGATGGAAAGATCCTCGCCGCAGATTCAAGCTTCAAAGCAAGAGGTTATAAAGCAGGCGACACTTTTTATTTCTCAGATGAAGAGAAGCAAATGATTACTAAGTCTAAGCATTCCGCATACTCCAAGGTTTATACATACGAAGGTACCTCACTCAAGACGGGCTACGGCCCCATCTATCAAGATCATGACCCCTCCAAGCCTATAGTCGCTCTAATGGCTATTAACTTCGATGGCCCGTTAATTCAAGAACGGACCCGAGACATCATTGTTCAGCCTTTTATTATCGGGACTTCCATTCTAGTTATTGCTATTGTGGCAGCATATCTCTTAATCCGCCGAATGGTAAGTCCACTAACGAAGCTATCCAGAGGTGTAAATCTTGTTGCACAGGGTGATCTTACTCATGATCCTATTTCATTCAACAGCAAGGATGAGATTGGTACACTAGCTCGAAATTTCAACGGCATGACGCAGAGCTTGCGCATGCTCATTACCGAAGTTAATGAAACCTCCATGCAGGTGGCGTCTTCATCCGAAGAGCTCTCTGCCAGTGCACAGGAAACTAACCGTGCTGGTGAGTACAGTGTCAACGTTTCGATTGAACTTGCCGATGGAGCTAATACACAATTGCAAAATTTGGAGGGTGGATATAAGTCTGTACAAGACTTGTCACACTTCATTACAGAGATTGCAGGAAATGCTGATAACGCAATGAATAACGCTACCAGTAACGCCGAAAAGGCTCGTACAGGTCGAGAAGCAATGGATTCTACTACACAACAGATGGGCATCGTCAGTGACAGCATCACTGATTTAGCTGTCATTATTGAAACCTTGGGCGGCTACTCCAAGGAAATTGAGAATATTGTGGGCACGATTGCGAGCATCGCAGAAGAAACCAACCTGCTGTCGCTGAATGCAGCCATTGAAGCTGCAAGAGCCGGAGAAGAGGGAAGAGGCTTTGCAGTAGTTGCACAATCCGTACGCAAGCTTGCCGAGCGATCCGCCCAATCAGCTGCTCAAATCGGACAACTCGTAAGCATCATCGTAAATCAGATGGACCAAGCAGGAGAAACCATGAAGCGCTCTACAGAAGAGATGGATCAAGGCCGGGAATTAATCGTAACTGCAGGTCAATCCTTCTCCGAGATTGAGATGTCTGTCTCTGGGATGGCTTCACAAAGTCAGCAGATTTCCGGAACAGTCCGCGAGCTAGCCTCCATCTCCGATGGTCTCGTTACTACTCTACAGAATATTGTAGACGTCGCTAATCAGACAGCAAGCGGTGCAGAAACCTTATCCGCATCCTCACAAGAGCAGCTCGCAGCAATGGAAGAAGTGGAATCGGCTGCTGGTTTCTTGTCTTCGTTAGCGGAGAAGCTGCAGATTCTTATCGAACGTTTCAAAGTATAA
- a CDS encoding putative bifunctional diguanylate cyclase/phosphodiesterase yields the protein MDKMGIHFNVWVVLLSLALVATAAYSALNLIAQVSGSNGKVRRLWLFSGAFVLGSGIWVLHYVGIMASYLPFEVNYYPGRSILSLLVGVLFCYLAFHITSDTRLGVWRLIVGGILLGSGISAMHYIGLFSLRIGAKVYYDVWTQGAAVALVVVSAYLGLLMFYKFKACAGRMDYQDSLTELPNRHGLEHYFKNEFFGSRSGAVFFVDLDRFKSINDTLGHDIGDMLLQEVAVRLIRSVRDKGKVFRLGGDEFLIALPDCTLENAQLEAERIMHELKRFYRIQGNELYVTASIGISMTPLHGTDRSTLMKAADTALYTSKDSGKNKFSVFDQEANRHQLRRMSLEKDLRKALARSEFMVVYQPKWDSYMNVTVGLEALLRWRHPEHGIISPAEFIPIAEETGLIVPITYWMLHDVCSQNKFWHKEEIANVPVSINMSARMFEDGSLYDVVSEALTCSELEPHFLELEITESIAMHNMKETVAQLSRLRMLGVRVSLDDFGTGFSSLGNLDEIPVNTLKIDQVFIRNSKMHSKKAIISNIIAIATHLNMEVVAEGVETPEQIELLKSLGCRVMQGYYYGRPMPVHELGEWFIANTAAS from the coding sequence ATGGATAAAATGGGAATCCACTTTAATGTTTGGGTTGTTTTACTATCATTGGCGTTAGTGGCGACAGCTGCTTATTCCGCACTGAATCTGATTGCGCAAGTTTCCGGTTCTAACGGCAAAGTTCGACGCTTATGGCTGTTTTCGGGGGCTTTTGTGCTTGGTAGTGGTATTTGGGTGCTACATTATGTTGGGATCATGGCGAGCTATTTACCCTTTGAAGTTAATTACTATCCGGGTAGATCTATACTGTCGCTATTGGTTGGTGTGTTGTTCTGTTATTTGGCATTCCATATAACGTCTGATACACGTTTGGGAGTATGGCGCTTAATAGTAGGCGGTATTCTTTTGGGTAGCGGAATTTCGGCCATGCATTACATCGGGTTGTTTTCTTTAAGGATCGGGGCAAAGGTTTATTATGATGTGTGGACTCAAGGTGCAGCCGTAGCTCTTGTTGTAGTATCCGCTTATCTTGGATTATTGATGTTTTATAAGTTTAAGGCATGCGCGGGGAGAATGGACTATCAAGATTCATTAACAGAGCTGCCGAATCGACATGGATTGGAACACTATTTTAAAAATGAATTTTTCGGAAGTAGATCGGGTGCTGTTTTTTTTGTGGATCTGGATCGCTTTAAATCGATTAACGATACGCTTGGACATGATATAGGGGATATGTTACTGCAGGAGGTTGCTGTAAGATTAATTCGTTCTGTAAGAGATAAGGGGAAGGTCTTCCGTTTAGGCGGCGATGAATTCTTGATTGCTCTCCCAGATTGCACGTTGGAAAATGCGCAGTTAGAGGCAGAACGTATTATGCATGAACTTAAGAGATTCTATCGTATTCAGGGCAACGAGCTCTATGTTACTGCAAGCATTGGAATCAGTATGACACCTTTGCATGGGACTGATCGCTCAACGCTAATGAAAGCTGCGGATACGGCTCTTTATACTTCTAAGGATTCGGGTAAGAACAAGTTCAGTGTGTTTGATCAGGAAGCTAATCGCCATCAGCTGCGACGGATGTCGCTAGAAAAAGATCTTCGTAAAGCGTTAGCTCGTTCTGAGTTTATGGTGGTGTATCAGCCCAAATGGGATTCCTATATGAATGTTACTGTAGGTCTTGAAGCATTGCTGCGCTGGAGACACCCAGAGCATGGGATCATTTCACCAGCTGAATTCATTCCTATTGCAGAGGAAACCGGACTAATCGTTCCGATTACCTATTGGATGCTGCATGATGTGTGCAGCCAGAACAAGTTCTGGCATAAGGAAGAGATAGCTAACGTACCGGTATCAATTAATATGTCCGCAAGGATGTTTGAGGATGGAAGTCTATACGATGTTGTATCGGAAGCACTCACATGTTCAGAATTAGAACCACACTTCCTCGAACTGGAGATTACAGAGTCCATTGCGATGCATAACATGAAAGAGACGGTTGCGCAGTTGTCCAGACTTCGGATGCTTGGAGTAAGAGTATCATTGGATGACTTTGGGACAGGCTTCTCCTCCCTTGGTAATTTGGATGAGATCCCAGTCAACACACTCAAGATTGATCAAGTATTTATTCGTAACAGCAAGATGCACTCCAAGAAAGCTATTATCAGCAATATTATTGCGATTGCGACCCATCTGAATATGGAAGTCGTGGCAGAAGGTGTGGAGACACCAGAGCAGATTGAATTGCTGAAATCACTGGGTTGTAGAGTCATGCAGGGTTATTATTACGGCCGGCCGATGCCTGTACATGAGCTGGGTGAGTGGTTTATAGCGAATACGGCAGCGTCGTAA
- a CDS encoding ABC transporter ATP-binding protein: MGLADDPVIAISGLWMNYTDRMVLKGIDLKVYRGQIIGYIGPNGAGKSTTVKIMLGLVEGYNGKVEIFGRDIADGDVSYKKRIGYVPEVAELYDSLTAREYLTFVGELYGLKRSDVDYKAGKLMALLGLEKAYDSRIATFSKGMKQKVLLISSMLHDPDILFLDEPLSGLDANSVMVVKEIFASLAARGKTIFYSSHIMDVVEKISSRIVLIDGGDIVADGSFAELREKGREGSLEDIFNQLTGFDKYRDIAGEFVAVMQEVSSHD, translated from the coding sequence ATGGGCCTTGCTGATGATCCAGTCATTGCGATTTCTGGTTTATGGATGAACTACACTGATCGAATGGTGCTAAAGGGCATTGACCTTAAGGTATACAGAGGACAAATCATTGGCTATATCGGCCCTAACGGTGCAGGAAAGAGTACAACTGTTAAGATTATGCTCGGTCTGGTAGAAGGTTATAACGGCAAAGTAGAGATTTTCGGCAGGGATATTGCTGATGGAGATGTCTCTTATAAGAAAAGAATAGGTTATGTGCCGGAGGTCGCTGAATTATATGATAGCCTCACCGCTAGAGAGTATTTAACCTTTGTAGGCGAGTTGTATGGATTGAAGCGCAGTGATGTCGACTATAAAGCTGGAAAATTAATGGCCTTGCTAGGTCTTGAGAAAGCTTATGATTCGCGGATCGCAACCTTCTCCAAAGGGATGAAACAAAAGGTACTGCTGATCTCCAGCATGCTTCATGATCCCGATATTTTATTCCTAGATGAACCGCTGAGCGGTCTGGATGCTAACAGTGTAATGGTAGTAAAGGAGATTTTTGCATCTTTGGCGGCACGGGGCAAGACCATTTTCTATTCTTCACACATCATGGATGTAGTTGAGAAGATCAGTAGCCGGATTGTTTTGATCGATGGTGGAGATATCGTGGCGGATGGGAGCTTTGCTGAGCTAAGAGAGAAGGGCCGCGAAGGGTCGCTTGAGGATATTTTTAATCAATTAACTGGATTTGATAAATACCGTGATATTGCTGGGGAATTTGTTGCGGTTATGCAAGAGGTATCCTCTCATGACTGA
- a CDS encoding winged helix-turn-helix transcriptional regulator yields MNHPFSTNAVEPDISLSICGYSKVLDIISNKWTALVIYAMEDGIIRYSDIRRRIEGISKKMLTQTLRQLERDGLVQREITPSVPPIVEYSLTPLGESLLEPMRALNQWTSKNYELVQQARASYDQVDQAE; encoded by the coding sequence ATGAACCATCCATTTTCGACGAATGCCGTAGAGCCTGATATCTCGTTATCGATTTGTGGGTACAGTAAGGTCCTTGACATCATCTCTAATAAATGGACAGCTTTGGTCATCTATGCCATGGAAGATGGAATCATTCGTTACAGTGATATCAGAAGAAGAATTGAGGGCATCTCTAAAAAAATGCTAACTCAAACATTGCGGCAACTGGAACGAGATGGGCTCGTCCAGCGCGAGATCACACCATCCGTCCCGCCCATTGTAGAGTATTCTCTAACTCCTTTAGGGGAATCATTACTTGAACCTATGAGAGCGTTAAATCAGTGGACGAGTAAAAATTACGAATTGGTTCAACAGGCTAGAGCTTCATATGATCAAGTGGATCAAGCGGAATAA